A window of Strix aluco isolate bStrAlu1 chromosome 2, bStrAlu1.hap1, whole genome shotgun sequence contains these coding sequences:
- the RCSD1 gene encoding capZ-interacting protein, with translation MENRPAETDSEVDKSASPSVAQLAGKFKEKAANVPGKEVPPHKPTRRKPPCSLPLYSHKTETSDNDEQKRSPNACPIPKVKVKSSPMIEKLQANLAFAPAALLPGASPKSPGVKGLVSPFSTPPSTPSSPGVQSQPSEANETPVSFDQPPEGTQLQFYNKVRTRGSIKRRPPSRRFRRSLSEYGDGEDLGVNVSSPENGAKEDGDEVFGPKGKTEEAETGSKEQKKQTGSDEKPPSRRGSSRSEDEEKGEKQAEEMTACKSNTGDTKEEEEVCRRAPGEENSPQPPSGNKEEKVCEGPQGEEQQGSACEKGDEEKGDKEKEEAEAGAEAKETSESTDVRKTSDTEETRLAPEPLQDAVGLDTASEPSTSATQDRGTE, from the exons GTACCACCACATAAGCCAACTCGGAGGAAACCACCATGCTCCCTTCCATTGTATTCCCACAAAACTGAGACAAGTGACAATGATGAGCAA aagcgGTCTCCAAATGCTTGCCCCATTCCCAAGGTCAAGGTGAAAAGCTCCCCCATGATTGAAAAGCTGCAG GCCAATCTGGCTTTCgctccagctgctctgctgccGGGAGCATCTCCCAAAAGCCCTGGTGTGAAAGGCCTGGTTTCTCCGTTCAGCACCCCTCCCTCAACGCCCAGCAGCCCAGGGGTTCAGTCCCAGCCCAGCGAAGCGAACGAGACGCCGGTCAGCTTTGATCAGCCCCCAGAAGGCACTCAGCTGCAATTCTATAATAAG GTGCGGACGCGGGGATCGATAAAGCGCAGGCCTCCCTCCAGGAGGTTCCGAAGATCTCTGTCCGAGTACGGAGATGGGGAAGATTTAGGGGTCAATGTCTCCTCTCCAGAAAATGGTGCCAAGGAAGACGGGGATGAGGTGTTTGGGCCCAAGGGCAAGacagaggaagcagaaacagGGAGCAAAGAGCAAAAGAAACAGACAGGGTCTGATGAGAAGCCCCCATCAAGGAGAGGATCCAGCAGatcagaagatgaagaaaaaggggaaaaacaggcAGAGGAAATGACTGCTTGCAAGAGTAACACAGGGGatacaaaggaggaggaagaagtgtgTCGCCGTGCCCCAGGGGAGGAGAACTCTCCCCAGCCTCCCTCTGGAAACAAGGAGGAGAAGGTGTGTGAGGGTCCCCAGGGAGAAGAGCAGCAAGGCAGTGCCTgtgaaaaaggggatgaggaaaAGGGGgacaaggagaaggaagaagctgAAGCTGGAGCTGAAGCAAAGGAGACCAGTGAGAGCACAGATGTACGGAAAACATCAGACACTGAAGAAACACGACTGGCACCTGAACCGCTGCAGGACGCAGTGGGCTTAGACACTGCCAGTGAGCCTTCAACATCAGCCACGCAGGACCGGGGCACAGAGTAA